The following coding sequences are from one Pelagovum sp. HNIBRBA483 window:
- a CDS encoding cell wall hydrolase translates to MTLTRFGRWVRRVVMSGMMLGLVANVAAAEEGLADRLGALLGQEREALAVLPSSRLNALTAPPRATNEGEAFAYDRAFLAEMPRADGGPQWECLAEALYFEARGESIAGMFAVGEVILNRVESASFPDSICRVVNQGTGRKFACQFTYTCDGRLETVSEPEAWTLVGKVARLLMDGAETGLTDGATHYHANWVNPSWSRRFARTATIGVHHFYRMPTRTASN, encoded by the coding sequence ATGACTCTCACGCGTTTTGGTCGATGGGTACGCCGCGTTGTTATGAGCGGCATGATGTTGGGGCTGGTTGCAAATGTTGCCGCCGCTGAAGAGGGGCTCGCCGATCGGCTGGGCGCACTTTTGGGGCAGGAGCGCGAAGCCTTGGCTGTGCTGCCTTCATCGCGCCTCAACGCATTGACCGCGCCGCCGCGTGCGACGAATGAGGGCGAGGCTTTTGCTTATGATCGCGCGTTTCTGGCAGAGATGCCGCGTGCGGATGGCGGCCCCCAGTGGGAATGCTTGGCCGAAGCTTTGTATTTCGAGGCGCGTGGCGAAAGCATCGCGGGGATGTTCGCGGTGGGCGAAGTGATCCTGAACCGTGTGGAGAGCGCATCCTTCCCCGATAGCATTTGCCGCGTTGTCAATCAGGGCACGGGTCGGAAATTTGCCTGCCAGTTCACCTATACCTGTGATGGGCGGCTGGAAACCGTGTCGGAGCCGGAAGCGTGGACCCTTGTGGGCAAGGTTGCGCGGCTTTTGATGGATGGCGCAGAAACGGGGCTGACCGATGGGGCGACGCATTATCATGCGAACTGGGTGAACCCGTCATGGTCGCGCCGGTTTGCGCGCACGGCGACGATTGGCGTGCATCATTTTTACCGCATGCCGACGCGCACCGCCTCTAACTGA
- a CDS encoding dihydroneopterin aldolase: MSDEIRMAFAHPSERAEASATQPCDRISLRDYVVEVEIGAFQLERGHLQRVRFNVVVEVAPLGPIDDDVDQILSYDRVTEAINYELQAERLNLLETLAARVAERILHEPQALRVFVRIEKLDRGPFSLGVEIVRAKGEEASAGQVHEEPPHPRMVYLSNAAITAPQLKGWIDTLVSDDVPLVICVGAADVAAPQAGNALAQRRIDLLAIEQNAWILAARDKRCMVVGTRTELDWAMKNGQVSVWAPSKIVLDAVDGPSASPRDALALVAWFAGEMTAAELLVIGADAPACEVPVRAMAVTEEVVL; the protein is encoded by the coding sequence ATGTCTGACGAAATCCGCATGGCTTTTGCGCATCCGAGCGAAAGGGCTGAAGCCAGTGCCACCCAGCCCTGTGACAGGATCAGCCTGCGGGACTATGTTGTCGAGGTCGAGATCGGGGCGTTCCAGCTTGAACGTGGGCATTTGCAGCGGGTGCGGTTCAATGTGGTCGTCGAGGTTGCCCCCTTGGGGCCGATTGATGACGATGTGGATCAAATCCTCTCTTATGATCGTGTCACCGAGGCGATCAATTACGAATTACAGGCTGAGCGGCTGAACCTTCTGGAAACACTGGCGGCGCGTGTTGCGGAGCGCATCTTGCACGAGCCGCAGGCGCTGCGGGTTTTTGTGCGGATTGAGAAGCTTGATCGTGGGCCGTTTTCGCTCGGCGTTGAGATCGTGCGGGCCAAGGGAGAGGAAGCCAGCGCAGGGCAGGTGCACGAGGAGCCGCCGCACCCGCGTATGGTCTATCTCTCCAATGCGGCGATTACTGCCCCGCAGTTAAAGGGATGGATCGACACCTTGGTGTCAGACGATGTGCCGCTGGTGATTTGCGTGGGCGCGGCAGATGTGGCTGCGCCGCAAGCTGGTAATGCACTAGCGCAGCGGCGGATCGACCTTCTTGCGATTGAGCAGAACGCCTGGATTTTGGCCGCGCGGGACAAGCGTTGTATGGTGGTTGGCACCCGTACCGAACTGGACTGGGCGATGAAGAATGGGCAGGTGAGTGTCTGGGCGCCGTCGAAGATCGTGCTTGACGCGGTGGACGGCCCATCGGCGAGCCCGCGCGACGCGCTGGCGCTGGTCGCATGGTTTGCGGGCGAGATGACGGCAGCTGAGCTGCTGGTGATCGGGGCGGACGCGCCCGCCTGCGAAGTGCCTGTCCGCGCGATGGCTGTGACCGAGGAGGTTGTGCTGTGA
- the folP gene encoding dihydropteroate synthase → MSVYYRPLLQTDLHRPIEALTLGNGWCWFTHAERLERGRDPWIVPVKDLPESVLSRLTDPRAPIAGMAMDRPQLMGILNVTPDSFSDGGLFLGADAALAQAQAMEAAGAAIIDIGGESTRPGAKEVEITEEIRRTAPVIAAIRAGSDIPISIDTRKADVAQAAIAAGATLVNDVAAFTFDPALAAVTADAGLPVCLMHAQGRPDTMQDNPRYDDVLLDVYDFLEARLKAAEAAGIPRTKVVVDPGIGFGKTLQHNVTLLRGLSLFHSLGAPILLGASRKRFIAEISDAPEMAARMPGSVAVALWGVTQGVQILRVHDVLETRQAMSLQLALSGVV, encoded by the coding sequence GTGAGTGTTTACTACCGCCCGCTTTTGCAGACAGATTTGCACCGCCCGATTGAGGCGCTGACATTGGGTAACGGATGGTGCTGGTTTACCCATGCGGAGCGGCTGGAGCGGGGGCGCGACCCTTGGATCGTGCCGGTCAAGGATTTGCCTGAAAGCGTGCTTTCGCGCCTGACGGACCCGCGTGCGCCGATTGCCGGAATGGCAATGGACAGGCCGCAGTTGATGGGCATTCTCAACGTCACACCGGACAGTTTCTCGGATGGGGGCTTGTTCTTGGGTGCCGATGCGGCACTGGCGCAGGCCCAGGCGATGGAAGCGGCAGGCGCGGCGATCATCGACATTGGGGGGGAAAGCACCCGACCGGGTGCGAAAGAGGTAGAGATCACGGAAGAGATCCGCCGCACCGCGCCGGTGATTGCGGCGATCAGGGCAGGATCGGACATCCCGATCTCGATCGACACCCGAAAGGCGGATGTGGCGCAGGCGGCAATCGCGGCAGGTGCGACGCTGGTTAACGATGTGGCGGCGTTCACCTTTGACCCAGCATTAGCTGCCGTGACGGCGGATGCAGGACTGCCCGTTTGCCTGATGCATGCCCAGGGGCGGCCCGACACGATGCAGGACAACCCGCGTTATGATGACGTTTTGCTGGATGTTTATGACTTTTTGGAGGCGCGGCTGAAGGCAGCGGAGGCCGCCGGCATTCCGCGAACCAAAGTCGTTGTCGATCCCGGCATCGGTTTTGGAAAGACATTGCAACATAACGTGACTTTGCTTCGCGGCTTGTCGCTGTTTCATTCGCTGGGAGCGCCGATCCTTCTTGGCGCGTCGCGGAAACGGTTCATCGCGGAAATTTCGGATGCGCCGGAGATGGCGGCGCGGATGCCGGGCTCGGTGGCTGTGGCGCTGTGGGGTGTGACGCAAGGTGTGCAGATTTTGCGTGTGCATGATGTTTTGGAGACGCGGCAGGCAATGAGCTTGCAGCTGGCATTGAGTGGGGTCGTTTGA
- the glmM gene encoding phosphoglucosamine mutase, translated as MARKFFGTDGVRGRANAHPMTAEMALKLGAAAGRFFRNDGSNGHRVVIGKDTRLSGYMFENALTAGLTSTGMNVLLLGPVPTPAVGLLTTSMRADVGIMISASHNPHHDNGIKFFGPDGFKLSDAAETEIEALLASEIEPAKAENIGRAQRIDDGRFRYNERLKSTFPSGQTLKGLKIVVDCANGAAYRAAPELLWELGAEVIPVGVAPNGYNINDGCGSTAPQLAAEAVCAHGADVGLCLDGDADRIMIIDEKGQVADGDQLMALMATRWADADRLSGGALVATVMSNLGLERHLAARGIGLQRTQVGDRYVVEAMRAGGYNLGGEQSGHIVMTDYATTGDGLLAGLQFLAAMVETGQPASALRQQFETVPQMLKNVRYGAGSDPMTADTVRKVIADAEGLLSGKGRLLIRKSGTEPLVRVMAECEDEALLVQVVEGIVAEVEAAAS; from the coding sequence ATGGCGCGGAAGTTTTTCGGGACGGATGGGGTGCGTGGACGGGCGAATGCGCATCCGATGACTGCCGAAATGGCGCTGAAACTGGGCGCTGCCGCGGGGCGGTTTTTCCGAAATGATGGCAGCAACGGGCATCGGGTCGTGATCGGCAAGGACACGCGGCTTTCGGGCTACATGTTTGAAAATGCCCTGACCGCTGGACTGACCTCCACCGGGATGAATGTGTTGCTGTTGGGGCCGGTGCCGACCCCCGCCGTAGGGCTGTTGACCACTTCGATGCGGGCTGATGTGGGGATCATGATTTCGGCCAGCCATAACCCGCACCACGATAACGGGATCAAGTTCTTTGGTCCTGATGGGTTCAAACTGTCGGACGCGGCGGAGACTGAGATCGAAGCGCTTTTGGCGAGCGAGATCGAGCCTGCGAAGGCCGAGAACATTGGTCGTGCGCAGCGGATCGACGATGGGCGATTCAGGTATAACGAACGGCTGAAATCTACCTTCCCCTCTGGGCAGACTTTGAAGGGGCTGAAGATCGTTGTCGATTGTGCCAACGGTGCGGCTTATCGCGCGGCGCCGGAATTGTTGTGGGAGCTGGGTGCGGAGGTGATCCCCGTCGGTGTGGCGCCCAATGGCTATAATATCAATGACGGCTGCGGGTCGACCGCGCCGCAACTGGCGGCGGAAGCCGTGTGCGCGCATGGCGCGGATGTGGGGCTGTGTCTCGATGGGGATGCGGACAGGATCATGATCATTGACGAAAAAGGGCAGGTGGCCGACGGCGACCAACTGATGGCGCTGATGGCGACGCGCTGGGCAGACGCCGACCGACTCTCGGGTGGTGCATTGGTGGCGACGGTGATGTCTAACCTCGGGCTGGAGCGGCATCTCGCGGCGCGTGGTATCGGCCTGCAACGGACGCAGGTGGGCGACCGCTATGTGGTCGAGGCGATGCGGGCGGGTGGCTATAACCTCGGGGGGGAGCAGTCCGGTCATATCGTGATGACCGATTATGCAACCACCGGAGACGGGCTGCTCGCCGGATTGCAATTCCTCGCCGCGATGGTTGAGACGGGCCAACCGGCGAGCGCGTTGCGACAGCAGTTCGAGACTGTGCCGCAGATGCTGAAGAACGTCCGTTACGGGGCGGGCAGCGATCCGATGACCGCAGATACGGTTCGGAAAGTCATTGCCGATGCCGAAGGATTGTTGAGCGGCAAGGGCCGTTTGTTGATCCGCAAGTCGGGCACCGAACCGCTGGTGCGGGTGATGGCCGAATGCGAAGACGAGGCGCTGCTTGTTCAGGTCGTTGAGGGGATCGTGGCCGAGGTGGAAGCCGCCGCGAGCTGA
- a CDS encoding DMT family transporter encodes MTTAPTPFNWFSILTLGLIWGGTFMVVSIALEGYGPITVACARTTLGAIALLTARAAMRRPMPNLGDARLWRYIAVIGALSTAFPFMLLSWGQQYVPSAFAGISMSAVPLMILPLAHFFTDERLSIRKFLGVCFGFVGALVLIGPGVMQLGQGAEPLAQIACLGAALCYALSSILTRRCPPVDPVSLSALSLTMGAIILVPSMLVFEGVPQWVDTRSSLAILFLGFLPTALATLLRVQVIRSAGSVFMTLVNYQVPLWSMVFGAMVLSEDLPLRFYAALALILSGLAVSQLAGITRWFLPRA; translated from the coding sequence ATGACGACGGCACCTACACCCTTCAACTGGTTCTCGATTCTCACGCTAGGCCTCATTTGGGGCGGAACTTTCATGGTCGTGTCCATCGCACTGGAGGGCTACGGGCCAATTACCGTCGCCTGCGCCCGTACCACGCTGGGTGCCATTGCCCTTCTGACGGCACGCGCCGCAATGCGCCGCCCCATGCCCAACTTGGGCGATGCACGGCTCTGGCGCTACATCGCCGTCATCGGCGCACTGAGCACCGCCTTCCCCTTCATGCTGCTGAGTTGGGGGCAACAATATGTTCCCTCGGCTTTTGCTGGGATTTCAATGTCCGCCGTGCCACTGATGATCCTGCCGCTCGCACACTTCTTCACCGATGAGCGGCTCTCCATCCGCAAGTTCCTCGGGGTCTGCTTTGGCTTTGTCGGCGCGCTTGTACTGATCGGCCCTGGGGTGATGCAGTTGGGCCAAGGCGCCGAGCCACTGGCCCAGATCGCCTGCCTCGGTGCGGCGCTCTGCTATGCGCTTTCCTCGATCCTGACGCGGCGCTGCCCACCCGTCGATCCGGTTTCGCTTTCCGCGCTATCCCTGACGATGGGCGCAATCATTCTCGTCCCTTCGATGCTGGTATTTGAAGGCGTCCCCCAATGGGTCGATACGCGCAGCAGCCTCGCAATCCTGTTCCTCGGCTTCCTGCCTACCGCGTTGGCAACACTTCTGCGCGTGCAGGTCATCCGCAGCGCAGGCTCCGTCTTTATGACCCTCGTGAATTATCAGGTACCGCTCTGGTCGATGGTGTTTGGCGCGATGGTCCTCTCCGAAGACCTGCCCTTGCGCTTCTACGCAGCACTTGCGCTGATCCTCAGCGGTCTGGCCGTCAGCCAGCTTGCAGGGATCACGCGCTGGTTCCTGCCACGCGCCTGA
- a CDS encoding NAD-dependent epimerase/dehydratase family protein: MSDFTVDTSRPVLVTGATGYLAGWIVKQLLEAGVTVHATVRDPSNHAKVGHLIEMGTKLPGELTLFKADLLEPNSFDAAMAGCGIVFHTASPYILSVADPQRDLVDPALKGTRNVLESVNRTDTVTRVVLTSSCAAIYGDTGDCADAPGGILTEEIWNTTSSIDHIPYSYSKTVAERAAWEMANAQDRWRLVVMNPAGIYGPSVGGPIPTSESFNLVRQIAGGDFKSGAPHLETGKVDVRDVAEAHLRGAYLPDAEGRHILAEKAGTIIDMGAAISAAYPDAHVPRRTMPKWLVWLIGPMVNKALTRKTVSRTIGHSWRADNSKAQKSLGLTFSDSDKGLVEMYEQMRDAGVFTK, from the coding sequence ATGTCTGATTTCACAGTTGATACCAGCCGTCCCGTTCTCGTCACCGGCGCCACAGGCTATCTCGCCGGCTGGATCGTCAAACAGCTCCTAGAGGCAGGCGTCACCGTCCATGCAACGGTGCGCGACCCGTCTAACCACGCGAAAGTCGGTCACCTGATCGAGATGGGTACCAAATTACCCGGCGAGCTAACCCTGTTCAAAGCCGACCTCCTCGAGCCAAACAGCTTCGATGCCGCGATGGCCGGCTGCGGTATCGTCTTTCACACCGCTTCGCCCTATATCCTCAGCGTCGCCGACCCACAGCGCGATCTCGTCGATCCGGCCCTCAAGGGTACCCGCAATGTCCTTGAAAGCGTCAACAGGACAGACACCGTCACCCGCGTGGTGCTCACCTCCTCCTGCGCCGCCATCTACGGCGATACCGGCGATTGCGCTGATGCCCCGGGCGGCATCCTGACAGAAGAGATCTGGAACACCACTTCCTCCATTGACCATATCCCCTACAGCTATTCCAAAACAGTCGCCGAACGCGCCGCATGGGAGATGGCCAACGCACAAGATCGCTGGCGCCTCGTGGTGATGAACCCAGCCGGCATCTATGGCCCGTCCGTCGGCGGCCCGATCCCGACGAGCGAATCCTTCAACCTCGTCCGTCAAATCGCAGGCGGTGATTTCAAATCCGGCGCACCGCATCTCGAAACGGGCAAGGTTGATGTCCGCGATGTCGCCGAAGCGCACCTCCGCGGCGCCTACCTCCCCGATGCCGAAGGGCGCCATATCCTCGCCGAGAAAGCCGGAACGATCATCGACATGGGCGCCGCCATCAGCGCCGCCTACCCTGATGCCCACGTGCCGCGCAGAACCATGCCAAAATGGCTGGTCTGGCTTATTGGTCCTATGGTCAACAAAGCTCTCACACGCAAAACCGTCAGCCGCACCATCGGCCATTCATGGCGCGCCGATAACAGCAAGGCTCAAAAGTCACTTGGCCTGACATTCTCCGACTCAGATAAGGGCCTTGTCGAAATGTATGAACAAATGCGCGACGCTGGCGTCTTCACCAAATAA
- a CDS encoding TetR family transcriptional regulator, with translation MMAQEKTRRRDSEATAAAIVAAAAELFSQRGYDGASTREIADRAGVNVALISRYFGSKEGLFEASILPMLSINRLLSHDMATFGTRIAGYYFDALPEKTADPILAVIRSSGNEAVRAKVRDRLRERFVNAIAEKLDGADAKTRAVMIVMVLSGVDLMVRVLGVVPEHDSERAALKERLAEDIQKLVNG, from the coding sequence ATGATGGCCCAAGAAAAAACGCGAAGACGCGATTCCGAGGCGACCGCTGCGGCGATTGTGGCGGCGGCGGCGGAACTGTTTTCCCAGCGCGGCTACGATGGCGCCAGCACGCGTGAGATTGCGGATCGTGCGGGGGTGAATGTCGCGTTGATCAGCCGTTATTTCGGCTCGAAAGAGGGGCTTTTCGAGGCCTCAATTCTGCCAATGCTGTCGATCAACAGGTTGCTTTCACACGACATGGCGACTTTTGGAACGCGCATCGCGGGCTATTATTTTGATGCCTTGCCGGAAAAGACCGCTGATCCGATCCTTGCGGTGATCCGTTCCAGTGGCAATGAAGCGGTGCGGGCGAAGGTGCGGGACAGGCTGCGCGAACGGTTTGTGAATGCCATTGCCGAAAAGCTGGACGGGGCAGATGCCAAAACCCGCGCGGTGATGATCGTGATGGTGCTGAGCGGTGTCGACCTGATGGTAAGGGTGCTGGGCGTTGTGCCGGAACATGACAGCGAGAGAGCCGCGCTGAAGGAACGGTTGGCAGAGGATATTCAGAAGCTGGTGAATGGCTGA
- the ilvC gene encoding ketol-acid reductoisomerase, which yields MRVYYDRDCDVNLIKDKKVAILGYGSQGHAHALNLRDSGAKNLVVALREGSPSAAKAEAEGLTVMGIAEAAAWCDVIMFTMPDELQAETYKKYVHDNIRPGAAIAFAHGLNVHFGLIEPKAGVDVIMMAPKGPGHTVRGEYTKGGGVPCLVAVHSDESGKALETALSYCSAIGGGRSGIIETNFREECETDLFGEQAVLCGGLVELIRCGFETLVEAGYAPEMAYFECLHEVKLIVDLIYEGGIANMDYSISNTAEYGQYVTGPRIFKYDETKARMKAVLDDIQQGKFVRDFMLENAVGQPTIKAARRHNDEHMIEETGAKLRAMMPWISAGKMVDKSKN from the coding sequence ATGCGCGTCTACTACGATCGCGATTGCGATGTGAACCTCATCAAAGACAAAAAAGTCGCCATCCTCGGCTACGGCTCCCAAGGCCACGCCCACGCGCTGAACCTGCGCGACAGCGGTGCGAAGAACCTCGTCGTCGCCCTGCGCGAAGGTTCCCCCTCGGCCGCCAAAGCCGAAGCCGAAGGCCTCACCGTCATGGGCATCGCCGAAGCTGCCGCTTGGTGTGACGTCATCATGTTCACCATGCCCGACGAACTTCAGGCAGAGACCTACAAGAAATACGTCCACGACAACATCCGCCCGGGCGCAGCGATTGCCTTCGCACACGGCCTGAACGTGCATTTCGGCCTGATCGAGCCGAAAGCCGGTGTTGACGTCATCATGATGGCCCCGAAAGGCCCCGGCCACACCGTGCGTGGCGAGTACACCAAAGGCGGCGGCGTTCCCTGCCTCGTGGCCGTCCACAGCGACGAATCCGGCAAGGCGCTGGAAACCGCTCTTTCTTACTGCTCCGCCATCGGCGGTGGTCGTTCGGGCATCATCGAGACCAACTTCCGCGAAGAGTGCGAAACCGACCTCTTCGGCGAACAGGCTGTTCTCTGCGGTGGCCTCGTCGAGCTGATCCGCTGCGGCTTCGAGACTCTGGTCGAAGCAGGCTACGCACCTGAAATGGCCTATTTCGAGTGTCTGCACGAAGTGAAGCTGATCGTTGACCTGATCTACGAAGGCGGCATCGCCAACATGGATTACTCGATCTCCAACACTGCCGAGTACGGCCAATACGTCACCGGCCCGCGCATCTTCAAGTACGACGAAACCAAAGCCCGCATGAAAGCCGTCCTTGACGACATCCAGCAGGGCAAATTCGTGCGCGACTTCATGCTCGAAAACGCTGTCGGCCAGCCGACGATCAAAGCCGCTCGCCGCCACAACGACGAGCACATGATCGAAGAAACCGGCGCCAAGCTGCGCGCCATGATGCCGTGGATTTCCGCAGGCAAAATGGTCGACAAGTCCAAGAACTAA
- a CDS encoding Lrp/AsnC family transcriptional regulator — protein MLDDLDRRLLRQMQSDPALSVPELAELCGVSVGRASRRLERLREEQIIKGQEAVIDWQALGFAVRVSLRVTLDKTAPRAFDDFLSAAREVPEVIELQTFLGQVDVRLHLVAKDLPHYQSIYRQRILTLPHIADIEALMTVSTVKMDMDLPL, from the coding sequence ATGCTTGATGATCTGGATCGCCGTTTATTGCGCCAAATGCAGTCTGATCCGGCGCTTTCGGTGCCGGAGTTGGCCGAGCTGTGCGGCGTGTCCGTGGGGCGGGCGAGCCGGCGCTTGGAGCGGTTGCGCGAAGAACAGATCATCAAGGGGCAGGAAGCGGTGATCGATTGGCAAGCCTTGGGGTTTGCGGTGCGGGTGTCGCTGCGGGTGACATTGGACAAGACCGCACCGCGCGCTTTTGACGATTTCCTCTCTGCTGCGCGCGAAGTACCGGAGGTTATAGAATTGCAGACGTTTCTTGGGCAGGTCGATGTGCGGCTGCATCTGGTGGCGAAAGACCTGCCACACTACCAAAGCATCTATCGCCAGCGGATCCTCACCTTGCCACATATCGCGGATATCGAGGCGCTGATGACGGTTTCGACGGTGAAGATGGATATGGACCTTCCGCTATGA
- a CDS encoding Lrp/AsnC family transcriptional regulator — MTEIDATDRKLLRALAEDATQSASALGRKFGLSQPATWRRLRRLQESGVLSRQRLVLDQERLGFGVTVFLGVKLATKGRVSLEDFERAVSAIREVQTVEHVLGLYDYRLRVVARDLADFERVLRRRIMTLPGVGNVEANVLLSEERRPGPI; from the coding sequence ATGACCGAAATCGACGCGACCGACCGGAAACTGCTTCGCGCCTTGGCCGAAGACGCGACGCAATCGGCCAGTGCGTTGGGGCGGAAATTTGGACTGTCGCAACCGGCAACGTGGCGCAGGCTGCGGCGGCTTCAGGAGAGCGGGGTGCTCTCGCGGCAGCGGTTGGTTCTGGATCAGGAACGCTTGGGGTTCGGGGTGACGGTGTTCCTTGGTGTCAAACTCGCAACAAAAGGACGTGTGAGCCTTGAGGATTTCGAGCGGGCGGTAAGTGCGATCCGTGAGGTGCAAACGGTGGAGCATGTGCTGGGGCTTTACGATTATCGCCTGCGCGTGGTGGCGCGTGATCTTGCGGATTTTGAGCGCGTGTTGCGGCGGCGGATCATGACATTGCCCGGGGTTGGCAATGTGGAGGCTAACGTTCTGCTGAGTGAAGAACGCCGTCCCGGCCCGATTTGA
- a CDS encoding aminotransferase class V-fold PLP-dependent enzyme: MMMSQVDPDGLMEFSVVFTDRSLNHMSVAFQTVMRDISGMLKEVYQADHVVIVPGGGTYGMEAVARQFGKDAHALIVRNGWFSFRWTQIFDAGDFAKTTTVMKARQTGNDSRAPFAPVPIEEVVAAIHDARPDVVFAPHVETSAGIILPDDYVASLAAAAHEVGALMVLDCIASGCAWIDMKATGVDVLISAPQKGWSSTPSAGLVMMSERAWEQLGETSSNSFAIDLKKWADIMKAYENGGHAYHATMPTDSLRAFRETMKETQRYGFDRLKEAQWELGNRVREMLAAKGIRSVAAEGFGAPGVVVSYTDDPEIQNGKKFMAEGMQIAAGVPLQCDEPDDFRTFRLGLFGLDKLYDVDGTVERLGLICDKVL; this comes from the coding sequence ATGATGATGTCGCAGGTCGATCCCGATGGGCTGATGGAATTTTCGGTGGTGTTTACCGATCGCTCGCTCAATCACATGAGTGTGGCTTTTCAGACCGTGATGCGGGATATCTCCGGCATGTTGAAAGAGGTCTATCAGGCCGACCATGTGGTGATTGTGCCGGGCGGTGGCACCTATGGGATGGAGGCAGTGGCCCGTCAGTTTGGCAAAGATGCACATGCGCTGATCGTGCGGAATGGATGGTTCTCGTTCCGTTGGACGCAGATCTTTGACGCTGGTGACTTTGCCAAGACGACCACGGTGATGAAGGCGCGCCAAACGGGCAATGACAGCCGCGCGCCCTTTGCGCCGGTGCCGATCGAAGAGGTGGTCGCAGCGATCCACGATGCGCGGCCTGATGTGGTATTCGCGCCCCATGTTGAGACGAGTGCGGGGATTATCCTGCCGGATGATTATGTCGCGTCCCTTGCCGCTGCCGCGCATGAGGTTGGCGCGTTGATGGTGCTGGATTGTATCGCCTCGGGTTGCGCATGGATCGACATGAAAGCGACAGGCGTTGATGTGCTGATCTCAGCGCCGCAGAAGGGCTGGTCCTCAACGCCATCGGCGGGGTTGGTGATGATGTCGGAGCGTGCATGGGAACAGCTTGGGGAGACAAGCTCCAACAGTTTTGCCATCGACCTGAAGAAATGGGCTGACATCATGAAAGCCTATGAAAACGGCGGCCATGCCTATCATGCGACGATGCCGACGGATTCTCTGCGTGCTTTCCGTGAAACGATGAAGGAAACGCAGCGCTACGGGTTTGACCGGCTGAAAGAAGCCCAGTGGGAGTTGGGCAATCGCGTCAGGGAGATGTTGGCGGCAAAGGGCATTCGCTCGGTTGCGGCAGAGGGCTTTGGCGCGCCGGGGGTTGTTGTGAGCTATACGGACGATCCGGAGATCCAGAACGGAAAGAAGTTCATGGCCGAAGGAATGCAGATTGCCGCTGGTGTGCCGCTGCAATGTGATGAGCCGGATGATTTCCGCACATTCCGGCTCGGGCTTTTCGGGCTGGATAAGCTCTATGACGTGGATGGCACGGTCGAACGGCTCGGGCTTATCTGTGACAAGGTGCTGTAA